The Polyangium mundeleinium genome contains the following window.
CGCGGCATCGATACGGTCCTCGTCAGAGCGCCGCCACGCGCTTGATGTCGGCGTCCTTGAAAACGTCCTTGACGTCGTCGGGCGTGTTTTCTTTGCGATCACGGCCCGCCGAGATCACCGTGATCTCGTCGCCGTCGCATTGAATTTTGAAGGGCGTGCCCCACGGGTCTTCCGTCTTCGTCGCGTCGATGTGCTTGCCGTCGACGAGCTCTTTGATCGTCGGGCAGCCGCCGCTGATGCTGTCGAGGTGCATGTACTGTTGCGCCGCGGTCTTGATGACGCCCGCGCTGAGCACCGCGCCGCGGATCTGGCTCTCCTTGTACCGCGGGAACACGAGCGCCGTCGCGCCGCCCGCGATGATCGCCATGATCGCGAGCACGATCAGGACCTCGACCAGCGTCACGCCCCTCGACGCCGCACGCTTCCACTTCCGGATTTGATTCGCTTTCACCTTCATGGTCCGTTCACTCCACGCGGTCGAGACCGCCGATTTCACCATCCGGTCCATCGCTCGTGAGATCGTACCCCTCTGGGTCCTTCTGACCAGGGCAAACCAGCCGGAGCGGCCTGCCCCACGCGTCGACGGGGTCGATCCCGATATAGCTTTCCGCTTTTAGCGCATCGAGCGACGGGGGGCACTTTCGCTCGTGGTCCGCCCGGTACGCATCGAGGCCCGTCCGGACGACGCCGATCGTGGCCATCGTGGATCGCACGCCGGTCTTGCGTCGCTCCCGCGCGCCGAGGAGAAGCAAGAGCGTGGCCATCCCGAGCGCGAGCGCGACGAGCTTCGCCCGCGCCATGCCGCGGCCGCGCAGGATCCCGCCGCCCCGCTCCCACGGGAACCAGATCGTCGTCTCCCTCTGCCTGCGTCGCGCCACGCCCCGGTTCCCCTTCTAGCCTGCGAAGCTCGACATCTGGATGAGCGGCATGAGGATCGAGAACGCGATGAACCCGACCGCGCCGCCCATGAAGACGATCATGAGCGGTTCGAGCAGGCTCGTGAGCACGGTGACGCGCATCTCGACCTCCAGATCGTACGCGTTCGAAACGTTCTCCAGCATCTCTTCGAGCTGACCGCTCTTCTCGCCGATCGTGATCATGTGCGTGACGATCGGCGGGAACTGGCCGCTGCGCTTCAAGGGCTCGGCGATGCTCTGGCCTTCGCGGATCGAGCTGATCGCGTCGGCGATGACCTTCTCCAGGACGGCGTTGCCGAGGACGTTTTTCACGATGTCCATCGCGCCGAGCAGCGCGACGCCGGCGCTGAGCAGCGTGGCGAGCGTGCGTGAGAAGCGCGCGATCGCGATCATCTGCACGAGCTTGCCGACGATGGGCGCCTTCAGCAAAAAGCCGTGCCATTTCAGGCGGCCCGCCGGCGTGCGCTTCCAGCGACGGAAGCCCCAGATGCCCGCCGCGAGAAGGCCGAGGACGAGCCACCAATAGTTGCTCAAAAAGTCGGAGGTGCCGATGAGCGTTGCCGTGTACCAGGGCAATGCCTGATCCATCGACGCGAAGATCGAGGTCACGTTCGGCACGACCGCGACCATGAGGACCGAGACCAGCGAGACGCCGAGGATCGCCATCAGGATGGGATAAGCCATCGCCGAGCTGACCTTCGACGTGAGCTTCGCCTGGGACTCGAGGAACGCGGTGACGCGCTCGAGGACCTGCTGGAGCATGCCCGACGCTTCGCCGGCGCGGACCATGTTCACGTAGAGCGGCGGGAAGATCGAAGGGTGCTGTTCGAGCGCCTTCGCGAAGCTCGTACCCTCGCGGATCTGCTCGCGGACCTGGGTGAGCGCGCGCTTGAGCGACTCTTTCTCGACTTGATCGATGAGCGCCGTCAGGGATTCGAAGAGCGGAATGCCCGCCTTGAGCAGGGTCGCGAGCTGGCGCGTGACGACGGCGACGTCGTTCGTCGAGGGGCGCTGCGTGAAGGCGAGGAGGTTGATCGATTTCTTGGTCTTCGCCGCAGCGGCCTTCTCCTCCGCGGCCGTCGTGAGAAGGATGCCGTCCTTGCGCAGGAGGACGCGGAGCGCCTTCGCGTTCTCCGCGTCGCGCACGCCCTTCACCTGCTTTCCGGTGGCGACGAGGATGCCTCTGTATTCGAAGACGGCCACGGCCCGCTCCTCCCTATTCGTCCACGATGATATCCTCTTGGGTCGCGGCGAGGACCTCCTCGACCGTCGTCATACCCTTGAGGACCTTGCGCGCGCCGTCGTCGCGCATGGTGTCCATCCCTTGTGCGATGGCGACGCGCTTGACCGTCTGCGCGTCGGCGTTCTTGAGGATAAGCGGGCCGATCGCGTCGTCGATGACGAGCAGCTCGTAGATTCCGCGCCTCCCCACGAAGCCCTTTTGCAAGCAGGCATCGCAGCCTCCCGGCTTGAAGAAAACCGGCGAGCTGCCCATTTTCTGCCCGACGTATTCGTATTCGAGCCCGTGCACCGAATACCGCTGCGACGGGATCCGCTTCGCCTTCCAGGCGAGGCGCTCCGGGTCGAGGCCGAGCTGCTTGAGCTCGTACGCCGTCGGCTGATACGGGATCTTGCAGTGCTGGCAGAGCATGCGCACGAGGCGCTGCGCGAGGATGCCGATGACGCTGGAGCGCACGAGGAACGGCTCGATCTCCATCTCGACGAGGCGCGTGACGGCCGCCGCGGAGTCGTTCGTGTGGAGCGTCGAGAGCACGAGGTGACCCGTGAGCGAGGCGTGAATGGCGATCTCGGCGGTCTCCTTGTCGCGGATTTCGCCGACCATGATCACGTCCGGATCCTGGCGCAAGAAGGCGCGGAGCGCGCTCGCGAACGTGAGGCCGATCGAGGGGTGGACGTGGACCTGGTGAATGCCGCCGATCTCGTACTCGACCGGATCCTCGGCCGTGAGGATGTTGCGGCTCGGATCGTTGATGCGGTTCAGGCCTGCATAAAGCGTGGTCGTCTTGCCGCTGCCGGTCGGGCCCGTGACGAGGATGATGCCGTCGGGCCGATTGATGAGGTGATCCATGATCCCGTACTCGCGCGGGGCGAAGCCGAGATCGTCGAGGCCGAGGAGGATGCTCGTCTTGTGCAGGAGGCGCATGACGATGCGCTCGAAGCCGCGGCTCGTCGGGACCGTGGAGACGCGGATGTCGACGCTCTTGCCCGCGATCTTCAGCGTGATGCGGCCGTCCTGCGGGAGGCGCTTCTCGGCGATGTTGAGGCTCGCCATGATCTTCACGCGGGCGATGATCGGCGCCATGAACTGCTTCGAGGCGCGGCGCGCCACGTAAAGCTCGCCGTCGATGCGATACCGAACGACGACGTCGCGCTCCTCGGGCTCGATGTGGATATCGCTCGCGCGCTCGCGGACGGCCAGCGCGAAGAGGCTGTTCACCCAGGCGATGATCGGCGCGTCGTCGTCCGAGTCGATGATGTCGACGAGGTTGTCTTCCTCCTCGTGCTTGTCGCCTTCGAGGTTCGACTGGCCCGCGTCGCTTTTTTCCCAGATGCGATTGATCGCCTCGTGAACGTGATTGCGCGTCGCGACCGAGATTTCCACGGGCTTCGCGAAGATCGCGCGGACGTCGTCGACCGCGAGCGTGTCGAGCGGATCGGCGACGATCGCGTGCACGGTCTGGTCATCCTCGAAGATGGGGAGGATGAAGCGCTGCTTCGCATAGGTGATGGGCAGGCGCGAGGCGACGTCGAATTTGATCTGATCGGTGTCGATCTTCGGCACGTAATCGAGGCCCATCTCGTTCGCGAGCGCGCGGGCGATCTTGTCCTCGTCCGCGAGGTTCGAGGAGACGAGGAGGTCCGTGAGGAGCTGGCCTCGCTCGCGCACGGTCTCGAAGAGCGGCGCGAGCTTCTGCGCGTCGACCACGCCGTGGCGGACCAGGATCTCGCCGATGTATTCTTCTCGGGCGACCGGGTTCATGCTCATTCCACGCGCTCCACGGGCCTCGGGGTGGCGCCGCCGGTCGGACGGCGGCGCGGGGTGGGCGTGGCCGGGGCATTGCCGCCCGCCGCCGGCGGCGTCGCGGTCTGCACGGCCCCGCCGCCGCCGTCGTCGCCGGCGCCGCGGACGGCGATGCTCGGCACCGCAATGGGTTGTCCGGGCTCATGCGAGCGCGGGCCCTTGGGTTTGGCCTCCTCTTCGAGGCGCGCCCGCTCCGCCATCTTGAGCTGCGATTGCCGGATGTCCTCGACGAGGCCATTGGCGCGCGCGTAATCCTTCGGGGGCTCCCACTCCGAGTCGCCGAAGACGAAATACCGGTCGAGGAACTCCTGCCGCTCCTGCATCTTGCGCTCGAAGATTGCCCGGAGGTCCTCCTGATCACGAATGATGTACGGGGTCAGGACGAGCAGGAGGTTCGTCTTCTGCGTGGTCTTTTTCGTGGTGCGGAAGAGCGCGCCGAGGACGGGGATGTCGCCGAGGATCGGGATTTTCGTGCGCGAATTCGTGACGGCGTCGCGCATGAGGCCGCCGATGACGACGGTCTGCTGATCGCGGACGACGAGCGTGGTCTTCGCCTGGCGCTTGATGATCGGAATGGCGCCGAGCTGGCCCTGCGGCGCGCCGGCCTCGGAGATGCCCTCCGTGATTTCGAGGCGGACCTGATCGGAGTCGTTGACGTGCGGCGTGACCTCGATTTTCGTGCCGACGTCCTGGCGAGGCGCCGCGAAGCCGCCGAGACCGCCGAGGAGGCCGAGGCCGCCAAGGCCGCCCGCCGCGCCCGCCGCGCCACCCGCCGCGCCCGCGAGGGAGCCGAGGTTGCCGCCGACGTTCGTCTGGAGGGGGATGTTCTGGCCAATCTCGATCGTGGCCGGAATGTTGTCGGTCGCGAGGATGTGCGGCGTGGCGAGGACGTTCGAATCGGAGTCGGTCGCCATCGCGTGCATGATGACGCCGAACGCTGGGATCGAAATGCCCGTGCCGAGCAGGTTCGCCGAATCGTTGATGGTCGGGCCGCGGACGCCGAGCGCGAAGGCGCCGAGCTGGCTTGCGACCGATTGCGGTGCGAGGACGGAGGTGAGCGCGTCATTGCCGCCGTAGACGATGCCGGTGCCGCTCGTCTGCGCGATGTCGGTGGGCACGGGCGCGCCCATGTGCCAGCGGACGCCGACGTCGTTCGTGCGGTCGACGTTCACGTCCATGATGACGGCCTCGATGAAGACCTGGCGGCGCGGCTGATCGAGCTCGTCGATGACGCTGCGGAGTGCGGCGTAATCGCGGAGCGAGGAGGTGACGACGAGCTTGTTCGAGCCCTCGTCGCAGGTGATCTTGACCTGGCCCTCGAAAATGTCCTCGGTCGAGCCGGGGACGGGCGGGGCCGCCTGCGCGCCGCGGCGACCGCCAGCGGCGGCGCCACCGGTGCCGGCCGAGCCGCCGAGGAGCTGATTGAGGGTGCCCGAGAGGTCCTTGCAACCGGCGTGCTGGAGCGGCAAGACGTGCATTTGCCCGTCGCCGGATTGCGGGACGTCCATGCGCTTGATGAGCTCGAGGAGGCGCATGTAATCGGGCTGGTTCGCCGTGATGACGAGCGAGTTCGTGCGGTCGTCCGCGAGGATCCGCGCGCCGCCTGCGCCGCCGCCGCCCGCCGCGCCGGCCTTGCCCCCAGCCTTGCCGCCGCCCGGTTTGAGGTCGAGGATCTCGTTCAATTTCATGGCGACGTCGTTCGCGCCGGCATAATGGATCGGCTCGAACCAGATCTGATCACCCGCGCCGCCGACGTCGATGTCTTCGAGGATGCGGATCATGCGCTGCACGTTCGAGCCCGTGTCCGTCATGATGATGAGGTTGCCGGACGGGTGGACCGTGATGTCGCCCTCTTTCGATTTGAACTTCCCGAGGACGTTCGCGGCCTCGTTCGGATCGACGTTGGCGACGCGATACATGCGCGTGAGGAAGCGATCCTCGGCGGGGACGGCGGTGCCGGCGCCGTAAATGGGGGTCGTCTGCGAGACGACGCCGGGTGTCTCGACGATTTTGAGGAAGCGGCCGTGCGGAATGACGGTGAGGCCGTTCGTCTCGAGGATCGAGAGGAACGCGCTGTACGCCTCCTGCACCGTGACTTTGTCCGGCGAATACACGGTGGCCTTGATCTGGCGGAGCTTGCCGCCATAGATGAAGCGCCGGCCCGTGATGTTGCTGATGGCCTTGACGAGCTCGTTGAGGTCGGCCTCCTCCAGGTTGAAGGAGACCATGAAATTGCCATTCCGCGGCTTGAAATCGATTTCCTTCGGGCCCTGCTTGACGCCGGCCATGGGATCCTCGCCGACGACGGGCGCGGGGCCGAACGGCGAAGCCGCGCGCGGCGGCGGGCCGGGCGGGAAGCCGGGAGGAGCGCCCGTATTCGGGCCGCCTGCAGCGCCGCCGGGAGCCGCCGCGGCGGGCGCGCCGGGAGGCGAGGCAGGCTGGGGACGCGCGCCGGGCGTCTTGAGGACGGGAGCGCCGCGCGGCGGACCATTCTGCGCGGACACGATCGCAGGCGCGGAGGCGCAAAGCAGCGCCGCGAAGCCGAAGCCAAACCTTCCCAGCCGGGAGTTTCTGTAAGGCGTGTTCATGATCCTCGAATTCGATTCGGTCATTCGCTACGGAAGACGTCAGGGCGTGGCTTCGGCGGGCGGTTCGGCCGGGGCGGCCGATTTGCTCCGCTTCGGGCGCGGGATCTTGCTGGTGGGCTTCCCCGGCGTGGCTGCGGCGACCTCGGCCGGTTTGTCCGAGCTCGATTCGCTTGCCTCGCTCGCCTCGCTCGCTTCGCCCCGGGCGGGCAGGACCGATTTCGCGATCGTCACGACGAGCAGGCTCGCGAGGGCGACGAAGCCGATCGAGCCCACGACGAACGTGCCCACGTAGAGCAGCGTTCGCTGGAGCAGGCTCCCCTCGTTGAATGCAGGCAGCTTGAGCTTGGCCATCCCTCGGTCTCCCGTCTCGATGCCGTTCGTCGCGGAACCGTTCGTCCCGGTCACTTGATGTTGAAATCGATGTTCATCGGCTTGCCACGCCGATTGACGCTCACCTGGAGCTTGTCCGCGGTGCGGAGCCTCGCGTATGCCTCGAGCGCTTTTTGCGGGTCGCTCATCTCGAAGCCATTGATGGACTGGAGGCGGTCGCCATTCTCGAGGCCGAGTGTACCGAGCAGCGATTCCGGGCGCACGCCGAAGAGCCGGATCCCGACGACCTTGTCGCCCTCCTTTTCGGGTACGATGCGCGCCGACCGCATGAGCTCCGCCTGGTTCTCCAGGATCTGATCGACGACCGAGCGCTCGATGTCGAATTGATTCTCGCTGACCTTGTGAATCTTGTCCGCGATATCCTTGGGGACGCCCTTTCCTTTGCCTTTCGGCTTCGGCGCGTCCGGCGTGGTCGAGGCGCTCGGTGCGGCGGCGATTTTCTTCGGCGGCTCGCCGTGCACCTGCATCTGGCACCGCGAGCTGCCGCTCATGAGCCACACGCGATCCCAGCCAATCCAGTAGATCTGGTGCCCCGAGACGTCGTCGCCGCGCCGACGGAGCTGCGCTTTGCCGTCCGAGCCCGCAATGGCCGCGAACGACCAATCTGGGTCCTCTGATTGCGTGATCAAAAGGACCTTGCCGACGTCGCAGACGGGATCGTTATAGGGATCGCTGTTGTCGGGCGCCGGCGCATCGGGCGCGCTCGGGAGCTCGACAGGCTTGCCGTCGAGCGGGCCCGTGATCGAGTCGAACGGATTGCGGCCCAGGATCGGCGCAGCGTTGACGGTGCGCTCTTGTCCGGAGCTCGTGTGCGGCAAGCCACTCTTGGGCGGCGGCGGAGGCGGCGGCATC
Protein-coding sequences here:
- the gspD gene encoding type II secretion system secretin GspD; protein product: MNTPYRNSRLGRFGFGFAALLCASAPAIVSAQNGPPRGAPVLKTPGARPQPASPPGAPAAAAPGGAAGGPNTGAPPGFPPGPPPRAASPFGPAPVVGEDPMAGVKQGPKEIDFKPRNGNFMVSFNLEEADLNELVKAISNITGRRFIYGGKLRQIKATVYSPDKVTVQEAYSAFLSILETNGLTVIPHGRFLKIVETPGVVSQTTPIYGAGTAVPAEDRFLTRMYRVANVDPNEAANVLGKFKSKEGDITVHPSGNLIIMTDTGSNVQRMIRILEDIDVGGAGDQIWFEPIHYAGANDVAMKLNEILDLKPGGGKAGGKAGAAGGGGAGGARILADDRTNSLVITANQPDYMRLLELIKRMDVPQSGDGQMHVLPLQHAGCKDLSGTLNQLLGGSAGTGGAAAGGRRGAQAAPPVPGSTEDIFEGQVKITCDEGSNKLVVTSSLRDYAALRSVIDELDQPRRQVFIEAVIMDVNVDRTNDVGVRWHMGAPVPTDIAQTSGTGIVYGGNDALTSVLAPQSVASQLGAFALGVRGPTINDSANLLGTGISIPAFGVIMHAMATDSDSNVLATPHILATDNIPATIEIGQNIPLQTNVGGNLGSLAGAAGGAAGAAGGLGGLGLLGGLGGFAAPRQDVGTKIEVTPHVNDSDQVRLEITEGISEAGAPQGQLGAIPIIKRQAKTTLVVRDQQTVVIGGLMRDAVTNSRTKIPILGDIPVLGALFRTTKKTTQKTNLLLVLTPYIIRDQEDLRAIFERKMQERQEFLDRYFVFGDSEWEPPKDYARANGLVEDIRQSQLKMAERARLEEEAKPKGPRSHEPGQPIAVPSIAVRGAGDDGGGGAVQTATPPAAGGNAPATPTPRRRPTGGATPRPVERVE
- a CDS encoding type II secretion system protein, whose amino-acid sequence is MKVKANQIRKWKRAASRGVTLVEVLIVLAIMAIIAGGATALVFPRYKESQIRGAVLSAGVIKTAAQQYMHLDSISGGCPTIKELVDGKHIDATKTEDPWGTPFKIQCDGDEITVISAGRDRKENTPDDVKDVFKDADIKRVAAL
- the gspC gene encoding type II secretion system protein GspC, with the protein product MGLDAILKRYFPAVICLLIASAAYFQASGMGELVAGSVLLDPSSMPPPPPPPKSGLPHTSSGQERTVNAAPILGRNPFDSITGPLDGKPVELPSAPDAPAPDNSDPYNDPVCDVGKVLLITQSEDPDWSFAAIAGSDGKAQLRRRGDDVSGHQIYWIGWDRVWLMSGSSRCQMQVHGEPPKKIAAAPSASTTPDAPKPKGKGKGVPKDIADKIHKVSENQFDIERSVVDQILENQAELMRSARIVPEKEGDKVVGIRLFGVRPESLLGTLGLENGDRLQSINGFEMSDPQKALEAYARLRTADKLQVSVNRRGKPMNIDFNIK
- a CDS encoding type II secretion system protein GspG; translation: MARRRQRETTIWFPWERGGGILRGRGMARAKLVALALGMATLLLLLGARERRKTGVRSTMATIGVVRTGLDAYRADHERKCPPSLDALKAESYIGIDPVDAWGRPLRLVCPGQKDPEGYDLTSDGPDGEIGGLDRVE
- the gspF gene encoding type II secretion system inner membrane protein GspF; translation: MAVFEYRGILVATGKQVKGVRDAENAKALRVLLRKDGILLTTAAEEKAAAAKTKKSINLLAFTQRPSTNDVAVVTRQLATLLKAGIPLFESLTALIDQVEKESLKRALTQVREQIREGTSFAKALEQHPSIFPPLYVNMVRAGEASGMLQQVLERVTAFLESQAKLTSKVSSAMAYPILMAILGVSLVSVLMVAVVPNVTSIFASMDQALPWYTATLIGTSDFLSNYWWLVLGLLAAGIWGFRRWKRTPAGRLKWHGFLLKAPIVGKLVQMIAIARFSRTLATLLSAGVALLGAMDIVKNVLGNAVLEKVIADAISSIREGQSIAEPLKRSGQFPPIVTHMITIGEKSGQLEEMLENVSNAYDLEVEMRVTVLTSLLEPLMIVFMGGAVGFIAFSILMPLIQMSSFAG
- the gspE gene encoding type II secretion system ATPase GspE codes for the protein MNPVAREEYIGEILVRHGVVDAQKLAPLFETVRERGQLLTDLLVSSNLADEDKIARALANEMGLDYVPKIDTDQIKFDVASRLPITYAKQRFILPIFEDDQTVHAIVADPLDTLAVDDVRAIFAKPVEISVATRNHVHEAINRIWEKSDAGQSNLEGDKHEEEDNLVDIIDSDDDAPIIAWVNSLFALAVRERASDIHIEPEERDVVVRYRIDGELYVARRASKQFMAPIIARVKIMASLNIAEKRLPQDGRITLKIAGKSVDIRVSTVPTSRGFERIVMRLLHKTSILLGLDDLGFAPREYGIMDHLINRPDGIILVTGPTGSGKTTTLYAGLNRINDPSRNILTAEDPVEYEIGGIHQVHVHPSIGLTFASALRAFLRQDPDVIMVGEIRDKETAEIAIHASLTGHLVLSTLHTNDSAAAVTRLVEMEIEPFLVRSSVIGILAQRLVRMLCQHCKIPYQPTAYELKQLGLDPERLAWKAKRIPSQRYSVHGLEYEYVGQKMGSSPVFFKPGGCDACLQKGFVGRRGIYELLVIDDAIGPLILKNADAQTVKRVAIAQGMDTMRDDGARKVLKGMTTVEEVLAATQEDIIVDE